In the Acidaminococcales bacterium genome, ATTCCCGCCGGGATCTGGCGGCCGCAGAGAAATGGCTGCGGATGAAAACCAACTGCAGCCTGATGGACGAGGGGGTAACCATCGTTGACCCTGACAGGACTTACATAGACGCCACGGCAATTATCGGCCGCGACACAACGGTGCGCCCCAACACGTGGATAGAAGGCGGCACCGTCATCGGCAAAGATTGCGTAATCGGCCCGAACGTGCGCCTTTGCAACGCGCAGGTGGGGGACAACAGCGTCCTGCATTTTACTTACGCTCACGACGCGGCGATTGGCCGCAACGCGAATATCGGCCCGTTTGTGCATATAAGGCCGGGTACCCGCTTAGCGGACGACGTGAAAGTAGGCAATTTTGTCGAGGTGAAAAATTCCTGGGTGGGCAAAGGCAGCAAACTGCCGCATCTTGCTTATGTGGGGGACGCGGATGTAGGAGAAAACGTGAACATGGGCTGCGGCACGGTTACGGTGAATTATGACGGCAAGAAAAAATATCGCACGAAAATCGGCGACAACGCTTTCATTGGCTGCAACGCGAATCTTATCGCGCCGGTGGAACTAGGGGAGAACTGTTATGTGGCGGCCGGGTCCACTATCAACAAAGAAGTGCCGGCCAACTCTTTGGGCATAGCCCGCGCCAGGCAGCAAAATATGGACAATTGGAAAAAATAGGCAAATAAGCTTGTGGAGGGAGACTATCATGCTGGCGGACGACAACAAACGGCTGCGCATTTTCACCGGTACGGCGAATTCGCTTCTGGCGCAGGAGATAGCGCGTTATTTGGGCGCGGCGATGGGAGAGGCGCGGATCGGCAGGTTCAATAACGGCGAAATACAGGTGATGATTGAGGAAAGCGTGCGCGGGAAGGAAGTTTTCGTCCTGCAATCGACCAGCCAGCCGGTAAACGAAAACCTGATGGAGCTTTTAATAATGGTCGATGCGTTCAAGCGCGCCTCCGCCAAACATATAACGGCGGTGATACCCTATTACGCCTACGCGCGCCAGGACAGGAAAACCAGGGGGCGCGAGCCGATTTCGGCCAAATTGGTGTCGAACCTACTGTCCGTCGCCGGCGTGACCAGGGTCGTAACTATGGACCTGCACGCCGGGCAGATCCAAGGTTTTTTTGACATACCGGTCGACCATCTTTTGGGCGTTCCCATTTTGGCCGATTATGTCCGCGCCAAAAAGCTGGAGGATTTCGTTGTCGTCTCCCCCGACCTGGGCGGGGTGACCAGGGCCAGAAGCTTGGCCGACCGACTGGATTCCGACATCGCGATTATCGAAAAAAGGCGCCCCGCGCCGGGCGTGGCGGAAGTAATGAACATAATCGGCGACGTGAAAGGCAAAACGGCAGTTATGATCGACGACATGGTCGATACGGCCGGTTCTTTGGTGGAAGCGGCGGGCGCGTTGGTCAAATTCGGCGCGCGGGACGTTTACGCCTGCTGCACGCACGCCGTGCTCACCCATCCGGCCGTGCCGCGCATAGAAAATTCGCCGATTAAAGAACTTGTCGTTACCAACACCATACCCCTTACGCCGGACAAGCAAAGCGAAAAAATCAAGGTGCTGTCGGTCGCGCCCATTATGGGGGAGGCTATTCTGCGCATTTACAATGAGATGTCGGTGAGCCAGTTGTTCAACCTGTGAAAGATTTTTAGGGCTGCCTGATGAAACTTATCGCCGGCTTGGGCAATATTGGGGAAAAATATAAAAACTCCCGGCACAACATAGGCTTTGCGGTCGCCGACCAATTGGCGGCCCGCTGGGGGTTCGCCTGGCGCCCCGAGCGGCTTGCCCTGGTAGGCGAAGTTTACCGGGGCGGCAAGGTATTGGTCATCAAGCCGGCCACCTACATGAATTTGAGCGGCCAGGCGGTCAGGCATTATGCCGATTATTTTCAAGTCGGGCCGCAAGGGACGGCCATCGTCCACGACGACATGGATCTTCCCGGATGCCGGATACGCGTGCGCAAAAAAGGCGGGGACGGCGGCCATAACGGCGTAAAATCTGTTATAGAGGAATTGGGGACGGACGCTTTCGTTCGTTTTAAAATCGGCATCGGCCATCCCATGGACTATGAAGGCGCGGTATTGCGGCACGTCCTGACCGGCTTTGCCCAAAGCGAACTGCCGGCCGTGGCGGAAGCCGTGCAAAAAACGGCCGAGGCGATCGAATGTTGGCTGGCGGAGGGCGCGGATGCGGCGATGAACCGTTTCAACGGCGTTTGACCTTCGCACGCCTTGACTTTTGCGGATAACAGCCGATCTCCGCCAGGTTGCCGTCAGGGCCGCGAAGGTATAGGCTGTCGATCTGCCCGGCCGCGCCAGAGCGGCGGACAATGCCCGTTTCCGGCGTTACGCCTTTTTCCTTCAACTGGCTTTCCACCGCTGCCAACGGCTCGTCGGCAATCCGGCAAAAATCGGCGCTGCCATAGGCGGGGTTTGGGGCGGCCGGCAAAAACTCCCCTTTTTCCCTGTGAAAATTTATCTTCTGCCCGCCGAATTTTACCGCATGCCTTCCTTAGGCGGCGACAGGCTCCAGGCCAAGCACGTCCGTGTAAAAACGCATGGTTTTTTCAATGTCTTTTACTGTGAGCACAAAATGGCCTAAGCGCTCTATTTTCATAAGGGGGACATCCGGCAATCAATTTTGCCTCCACGAAGCCCCGCGAGAAAGGATGTTTGGTGTGCGTATTCATTGTTTGCAGCACGACCCGGCGGAAACTCCCGGCAGCATTTTGGACTGGGCAAAGCGGCGGGGGCACGACGCGTCTTGTACGCTTTTGTGCGCGGACGGGCCGCTGCCTCTTTTAAGCGATTTTGACTGGCTGGTGGTCATGGGCGGGCCGATGAATGTGTACGAAGAAAATCGCCATCCGTGGCTCAAACGGGAAAAAGTTTTTCTGCGCGCGGCCATAGACGCGGGGAAGGCCGTTATCGGCATTTGCCTCGGCGGCCAGTTGATCGCCTGCGTCACGGGCGGGCTCGTGACCAAAAACCCTTTGCCGGAGATTGGCTGGCTGCCTGTCCGCTGGCGGAAAGAAGCGCTGGATGACCCTTTGTTTGCCTGTTTTCCGCCGGAGGCGACGGTTCTTGAGTGGCACGGCGACACGTTCAGCAAACTGCCCGACGGCGCGCGGCTGCTGGCGGAAAGCGCGGCCTGCGCCCATCAGGCGTTTGTTTACAAAGAGCGGGTTTTCGGCTTTCAGTTTCATCTTGAGGCAACCGAACTGCTGCTTAGGCAATTTACCGCGGAATTCGCCGGCGACCTTACCAAATCGCCCTATGTGCAAAGCGCGCGGGAGATACTCGCCCATCCTGAATATATAGAGCAAAACAACGCTTGGCTGTCCGCCTTTTTGACCGCGCTGGAGGAGAGGGAAACCCATCGGCGCTGAATATCATATTTTCCTTGCCGAAGGGGCGGCTTTTCAGGAAAACCCAGCGGCGCCGAGGCGCTAATCCGGGCGCGGGGGATGCTTGGCCGCGTTGCGCAAAGCCTCAAGCTCCAGGCGCATTTTGTGTATGCGCGCGATGTTTTTCAAACGGACGCGTTTTTTCTCGTCCGACAGTTCACGGTCGCTTTTCAGGGTAAACCCCTTGCCCATCACGTCGGTCGCCTCCTGCACGATCATGAAAGCTTGCGGGTCGTGTCTATAGACGATATTTTTTACTCTGGCGATTTGCGTAAGCTTGATCACGACGAAAACCACTTTGCGCCGCTGCCCCGTATAAGCGCCCTCGCCGAACAAAAAAGTAACCCCGCGCCCGATTTCGCGGGTAATGTCCCACGCGATTTCATCGTTGAGGGCAGAGACGATCAGAATGCTCTTTTTGTTGTCAAAGCCGGCCGTAACCTTGTCGGTCGCGCGCGCGGCTATATATATGGCGATGAAAGTATACGCGGCCGGCTGCAAGCCGAAAAGGAACACGCATACAACCATGATGACGCTGTTTATGGCATAACTGACCGTGCCGTAGCTTATGCCGTAAAATTTATTCAAAATGGCACTGATGATGTCCGTGCCGCCGCTGCCGCCGTTCACCCTGTACATAAGCGCGCCGCCGACGCCATTGCCGAGGCCGCCGCACAAAGCGGCGAGCAAAAGGTCGTCGGTCGCGCGCCAGTAAGACATGAAGCGGAAAGCGTCCAGCGAAAAAGCGAAAACAAACATGCCGTAAAGCGAGGCAAGCACATAACTTCGGTTCATCAGGCGGTAGGCGAAGATAAAAAGCGGCGCGTTGGCCGCGATGTTGACCGCGCTCATGGGCAAACCCAAAGTAAAGTACAAGATCATGGAAACGCCGCCGACGCCGCTGCTCAACATGTTGTTGGGGATGTAAAAAATGTTTATGGCGGCGCTGCACAGGGCGGCGCCCAAAGTAATCATCGCATAGCGGGTTATTTGCGTTTTGAGCATCCGACATCTCCGATGTTCATTGGTGAACTTATTGGTATTTTTATGATAGCACAATATCTTTGAATAAATAAGGAGGCCCCGTGTTAAATTTTGCCGGGCGGCGGCGCGGCGCAGACGGGCCGGAAGGGGTTGTTTCATGGCGGAAATTGGCAATTTGGGGGGCAATGTCGTGGATTGGGCAAAGACTTTTTGGGCCGGACGGCCTGACGATATTCTGCTTTTGGGCTTTATCGTCGGTTTTTTCGTTGGTTTCTCCTCCTGGCAAAACAAGCATCTGGGCTCTATCGGCGGTTTTTTGCTGTCGCTGCGCAACATCAGCAACGTGGCGTCTATCTTTGCCGCCATCGGCATGGTGTTTTATATCCTTGTGACAATAGCGCCGGAGGCGTGCGTTTATTATATTGCCGCTCTGCTTTTGGGCATGGGCATTTGCTGGCTTTTTTTGCGGCTGCTCCGTTTTCTTTCCGTGCTCGGCGACATCGTCGGCACGGCGTTTAGCTTGGCATCCGGGCCTGCCGGCGTTTTCGCCGTCTGGCTTTTTAATAACAATGAACTGTTGCCCGAGGCGGAAAAAATTTTTGGGGAAATGCTCAAATTTTTTCCATAGGGCGTTTTGCCGCTGTCTGAAACGTTCAATTCCTGATGGAATTTTTCGTAAGGCGCGGCAGAAAATCGACGGCATGCTTAGCTTGGGTTTTCCCGCAAAATATAGCGGAAAATCCGCCGCAAGGCGGGCGCTGAACGGCGGCGCCGATAAACGCCCGCGCAAAGAAGCGTTTGCTGGATAGCGTCCCTTGGTGTATAATAAAATAAAAACGCTGGAAGATATGAAACCTGTTGGAGAGACTGGCGGACGCCCGGGGCTTTCCCGGCAACGGTTCGCTCTTCCGCCGGGCTGCGGCGGCCTGGCCCTGCGCGTTGCAAAACCATGAACCCCGTCAGGTCCGGAAGGAAGCAGCGGTAAGTGGCCCTTTGCAGGCGCCGCAGGCAAACCTGGCTGCGCCGCGGCCCGGCGGGAGAGCGAAAGGCGCGGCGAACGCTTTTTTGGCGGACGCCCTTTTTGTTTGTGGATTGCGGGAGGCAAGACTCATGGAATATATGGCCTTATACAGAAAATACCGGCCGCAGGGTTTCTCGTCGCTGGTGGGACAAAACCATATACGGTCGGCCATTTCCAACGCGCTCTTGTCCAACCGCCTGGCGCACGCTTATCTTTTTGCCGGCCCGCGCGGCACCGGCAAGACCAGCGCGGCCAAGATAATGGCCAAAGCGGTCAACTGCGCCGAAGGCCCGACGCCGGAACCCTGCAATGCCTGTATGAACTGCCAGCGCATAAACAAAGACGCTTCCATGGACGTGTTTGAGATTAACGCGGCTTCCAACCGCAACATTGACATGATCCGCGACTTGCAGGAAAACATCTGCTTCTCGCCGGTGGAAGGGCGCAAGCGGGTCTATATCGTCGACGAGGCGCACATGCTGACAAGCGAGGCTTTCAACGCGCTTTTAAAAACATTGGAAGAGCCGCCCGAACATGTCCTTTTCATTCTGGCCACGACCGAGCCGCATAAAGTGCCGCCCACCATACTGTCGCGCTGCCAAAGATACGATTTCAGGCGCCTTAGCGTGCCTGACATGATCGGGCGGCTGAACGAGGTCTTGCAAGACAGCGGAATAAAGGCGACGCCCGGCGCGCTGGCGCTTATCGCCGGCCAGGCGGACGGCGGCATGCGGGATGCTTTGAGCCTGCTTGACCAATGCGCGGTAATGGCGGAAAAAGAGGTAAACGAAGAAACTTTGCGTTTGCTTTTAGGCTCGGTCCGGCGCGAAGAACTGCGCGCCCTGGCCGGGGCGGTCGGGCGGCGGGACGGGCGGCGGGCGCTTGAAGCTTTCTCGGCTCTTTTGTCGGGCGGCGCCGATGTAAGGCAGCTATTGGCGGAGCTGGGGGAATATTTTCGCGCGCTCATGCTGCACAGCCTGTACCAAGGGCAAGAAAGGCCGCCGGTTTTTTCCGACATATATCTGGCCGACAGTCCGGAAAGCCTCAATGAACTGGCGGCGCTTTTCAACTGGGAGCAGCTCGCGGCAGCCGGCAAACGCCTGCACGAAGCGGCGGGCGAGCTGCGCCTTAGTTTCCAGCCCAGAATAACGGCGGAACTTTGTCTCCTGGAACTTTGTCGGCTGCAGGATACGCTGGAAAGAGAAAATGTCGCCATGCGGCTGGAAAAATTGGAAAACATGCTTCAAGAAGGGAAATGGACTGGCGCGTCAGGCCAATCGCCTGAAAAACCGGCAGATGCCCGGATGCCGCCGGACGCGCCGGCAGCCGGGCGGGAAAATCCACCGTTAAAGGCTGCCGTTCCCAAAGCGGCCGCGCCGGCCGCTTTGGGAACGGCTCCGGCAAGCCCCCCGCCCGCCGCCGCAGAAACGGCGGGGGGCTTGCCGGCGGCGCAA is a window encoding:
- a CDS encoding YitT family protein, which gives rise to MLKTQITRYAMITLGAALCSAAINIFYIPNNMLSSGVGGVSMILYFTLGLPMSAVNIAANAPLFIFAYRLMNRSYVLASLYGMFVFAFSLDAFRFMSYWRATDDLLLAALCGGLGNGVGGALMYRVNGGSGGTDIISAILNKFYGISYGTVSYAINSVIMVVCVFLFGLQPAAYTFIAIYIAARATDKVTAGFDNKKSILIVSALNDEIAWDITREIGRGVTFLFGEGAYTGQRRKVVFVVIKLTQIARVKNIVYRHDPQAFMIVQEATDVMGKGFTLKSDRELSDEKKRVRLKNIARIHKMRLELEALRNAAKHPPRPD
- a CDS encoding VOC family protein; this encodes MKIERLGHFVLTVKDIEKTMRFYTDVLGLEPVAA
- the dnaX gene encoding DNA polymerase III subunit gamma/tau; translated protein: MEYMALYRKYRPQGFSSLVGQNHIRSAISNALLSNRLAHAYLFAGPRGTGKTSAAKIMAKAVNCAEGPTPEPCNACMNCQRINKDASMDVFEINAASNRNIDMIRDLQENICFSPVEGRKRVYIVDEAHMLTSEAFNALLKTLEEPPEHVLFILATTEPHKVPPTILSRCQRYDFRRLSVPDMIGRLNEVLQDSGIKATPGALALIAGQADGGMRDALSLLDQCAVMAEKEVNEETLRLLLGSVRREELRALAGAVGRRDGRRALEAFSALLSGGADVRQLLAELGEYFRALMLHSLYQGQERPPVFSDIYLADSPESLNELAALFNWEQLAAAGKRLHEAAGELRLSFQPRITAELCLLELCRLQDTLERENVAMRLEKLENMLQEGKWTGASGQSPEKPADARMPPDAPAAGRENPPLKAAVPKAAAPAALGTAPASPPPAAAETAGGLPAAQEQTAEGVWEETLRQLIGRKKGSLYAYALKGRAAEFTGDRLRVEFGDSHFLQKLKKDEYLKLLEEIISGITGRPTALEIAGGAPIKGALADGEQEPPPSDFARAETEELPAAVKDALDVFGGKLCKKNG
- a CDS encoding type 1 glutamine amidotransferase: MRIHCLQHDPAETPGSILDWAKRRGHDASCTLLCADGPLPLLSDFDWLVVMGGPMNVYEENRHPWLKREKVFLRAAIDAGKAVIGICLGGQLIACVTGGLVTKNPLPEIGWLPVRWRKEALDDPLFACFPPEATVLEWHGDTFSKLPDGARLLAESAACAHQAFVYKERVFGFQFHLEATELLLRQFTAEFAGDLTKSPYVQSAREILAHPEYIEQNNAWLSAFLTALEERETHRR
- a CDS encoding ribose-phosphate pyrophosphokinase, whose amino-acid sequence is MLADDNKRLRIFTGTANSLLAQEIARYLGAAMGEARIGRFNNGEIQVMIEESVRGKEVFVLQSTSQPVNENLMELLIMVDAFKRASAKHITAVIPYYAYARQDRKTRGREPISAKLVSNLLSVAGVTRVVTMDLHAGQIQGFFDIPVDHLLGVPILADYVRAKKLEDFVVVSPDLGGVTRARSLADRLDSDIAIIEKRRPAPGVAEVMNIIGDVKGKTAVMIDDMVDTAGSLVEAAGALVKFGARDVYACCTHAVLTHPAVPRIENSPIKELVVTNTIPLTPDKQSEKIKVLSVAPIMGEAILRIYNEMSVSQLFNL
- the pth gene encoding aminoacyl-tRNA hydrolase, which gives rise to MKLIAGLGNIGEKYKNSRHNIGFAVADQLAARWGFAWRPERLALVGEVYRGGKVLVIKPATYMNLSGQAVRHYADYFQVGPQGTAIVHDDMDLPGCRIRVRKKGGDGGHNGVKSVIEELGTDAFVRFKIGIGHPMDYEGAVLRHVLTGFAQSELPAVAEAVQKTAEAIECWLAEGADAAMNRFNGV